Within the Nasonia vitripennis strain AsymCx chromosome 3 unlocalized genomic scaffold, Nvit_psr_1.1 chr3_random0005, whole genome shotgun sequence genome, the region GTATGCATAATGTCTCCAATACAATGTGTAAAGGCAAGGGAAAATACCTGTGCGAGGGTCACCGTATCTACCTGCGCAAGGGAGGAGGAGCATGAACCCAccacaaaattttttttttttttttcgggacaCGGAGAAGGGAAGATTGGGACTTATACATACAACGGTTACTGACTCACTTTGAGAGTGGGGTGAATTCTCGATCACTAGGAGAGGGAAGGGAGGGATCGACAATCCCTCCATCGAAAATTCAAAGCTCGGATTCTGGCTCACTTTGAGAGAAGAGGGGGTGAGCCAGAATCCGCATGAGCCTGTATGcttatagcctatctactctTAATATACGCTTAGAAATTGTGTTATAAATCTGCAATGACGATTTCATAATTAActcagcatttttgttttcttttgatCTTAACAATCCATCAATGGTTTTTGCATGAGCCTTAATAGTATCATCTGTGATTCCAATTTTACGTAGGATTTTCAGAAGAATACAGACGTTGTTAACTGCATTATGCAGTTTATCAGTATTTTCATTACGTAGGATGTCCGTAGCTAAAGCTTGTActgtaaactttttttttctttctttctatcAGTAAGGATTCTCTGAACTGCGGATTTAAACTCTTCCATCAATCCTAAATCTGTTgaaagatttattatttttggcatGTCAAAGCTGGattgaaaaaattgtatattaaaattaaaagcgtAATTTATCGTAGTCTATAAAatctataataattattgataCCTAAAGCCATTGTGTGCAAGCAGAATGATTGGGCATTTAAAACTGTTGAGGTAAGTTAAGAAATTCGTACAAGCGACTCTAGCTGAGAATGCTTCTACTCTTTTATCTTCATAATACAAATCGCCATCTATAAGTTGGAGACCTGTTATTTCATATGTTTTTTTGGATATATTTTTAGACGGAATAACGTACGCATTGAATGAATCTTCGTCAGTGCACGGTGCAATCTAAAAAATCAAATAGTATGGTTTCAGATTGTTGTGTATGTATGTTGAGGTGAGAACAATAAAGGTAACTCAGAGCCAAAGGACGTAAGAGGTAGTTTgtaatatacttttatttaaGTTGTATAACCAGTACAGGGGTACGTATAACAGGCGAGTCACCGACCAAGTGCCACACACCGCTAGTCGCCTACCGACTCCAACTCCCTCGCGGctcgcacacactcacacccGCTCACACATTCACGCACGTCTCCATCCCTACTCCTTTACATCCTAATAATCCTCGCtacttttatacatatatctatacataACACAGATATTCAAATTTGTGTTTTTGTatacattataaaataaaaaatgtgtttACCTGatatatttcataatttttagaTAAACCTGTTGTTTCTAAGTCAAAAATCACTACTTTGAATTCATTTAAAGATTCAAGCGCACAATTTCCAATTTCAGGGAGTCGTTGGGGTAGTACTGCAGACACATCAACCAAAGCCACACCACTTTCATACGTTACACCTTCTTTGCGAGAATTTACAGAATTTTTTGTTTCGCGTTGTTCTTTTAATTGCAATCTTCTTTTCTTCTGAACTATTGTTTTattcaagattttatttttttctcttttattatctttatttttccgGAACTTTTCCGATAGAGGGGCTGGTACTACTTTTAACTTCTGTCGAAAATTGGAATAGTAGTTGCCGCCAATATTCTTCTGACATACAGCTGCAGCTACACGAAAATTCAGAGAATCTGAGGCACTGTAATGTCTCGATTTAGGATTTTTACTGACAATCATATGATTTACAGACTCGTTGCTTTGACTCATCAGGGCTATTTTTCTCAGCGCACCAATCTCCACACTGTGTGTGATCTCCAAAAGCAAGCAAAACAATGCTTCGTAGAGCTTTTGCAATTTTCTCAGCATCTCCTTTATTTTGCTTCACAGCATGAGAAAAGCAATGCGAAAAGTACTCGATTATTTTAGGAGATAGTTTTAATGTGTACAATGCACTTGTCATAGACTTATGGGTATGATTATAATCAGACCATTTGGTCATTTCATATGAGGCTATCTACTTACAGCAGCAATTGTACTGGAATCATCGTCCCCAACTAAAACACTTATCCTTACATTTTCTTGCTGAagtaaaacatttttatgaaTAAGTTCCACTGCCATATAAGGCTACATAGCTTTTGCCGAACCCTCAtagttcttttttacaagTATGTTTATTTGTACTCTGACCAAAACTGCACTTACGGCAGGTCGTACATCGAACAGCATGCGATAGTATTTTACCAGAATAATGACCTATCTGACTACCATGACCTACAACGTATgcgtaaaataattaacttttgtatttatttaacaatgtattttataatgtcATAATTTGATTTATCAGTTAACTACCAGATAAGCTATTGTAAGAATGACCGGTGACACGTTTTTGCCAACCAGCATCGAAACTTGCTATCAAATTTACTACACCAGGCTCTCCACTTTTTACTTACGAATCGACATTCATTCTACACAATCGAAAATAATACTCTCATTCTTATAAAtgcaaaataatattttgcaatcattattgaaatatacatatgtatataacTTATTCATAGCacccacacagcatgaaagatttcaatgaaatatttcgaaatatttcagtgaaatatatccatggaatatttctgaaaccttCCAGTAATATTCCATAGAAGAGCTATCAACCGACTCAATGGAAATATTtcgtgaaatatttcagaaatattccataaatatttcataaaatatttctcagaat harbors:
- the LOC116416711 gene encoding uncharacterized protein LOC116416711 yields the protein MNRHVDLATSGKELWCTDCDLPISLKDVSHEKKYGVASILQVECMRCHGFNFSSRREFTNQFSRMIDNGLGETHVNGLLASANFLTISFTFLKKTERRLGLAIEEVAKESCLESIQLEKKETLAAIQNEDTKIKEMLRKLQKLYEALFCLLLEITHSVEIGALRKIALMSQSNESVNHMIVSKNPKSRHYSASDSLNFRVAAAVCQKNIGGNYYSNFRQKLKVVPAPLSEKFRKNKDNKREKNKILNKTIVQKKRRLQLKEQRETKNSVNSRKEGVTYESGVALVDVSAVLPQRLPEIGNCALESLNEFKVVIFDLETTGLSKNYEIYQIAPCTDEDSFNAYVIPSKNISKKTYEITGLQLIDGDLYYEDKRVEAFSARVACTNFLTYLNSFKCPIILLAHNGFSFDMPKIINLSTDLGLMEEFKSAVQRILTDRKKEKKSLQYKL